In Rattus norvegicus strain BN/NHsdMcwi chromosome 1, GRCr8, whole genome shotgun sequence, a genomic segment contains:
- the Zc3h4 gene encoding zinc finger CCCH-type containing 4 isoform 2 (isoform 2 is encoded by transcript variant 2), which translates to MLRGREDGELEEGELEDDGAEDIQDTPGGQERSRKEKGEKHHSDSDEEKSHRRLKRKRKKEREKEKRRSKKRRKSKHKRHASSSDDFSDFSDDSDFSPSEKGHRKYRDYSPPYVPSHQQYSSSHNTPLPKKSYSKIDSKGYSMYEDYENEQYGEYEGDEEEDMGKEDYDDFTKELNQYRRAKEGSSRGRGSRGRGRGYRGRGSRGGSRGRGMGRGSRGRGRGSMGEHPEDEEDLYDEEIEYGESEEPMGDDDYDEYSKELNQYRRSKDSRGRGLSRGRGRGSRGGRGKGMGRGRGRGSRGGMSKGGMNDEDDFYDDDMGDGGGGSYRRSDHDKPHQQSDKKGKVICKYFVEGRCTWGDHCNFSHDIELPKKRELCKFYITGFCARAENCPYMHGDFPCKLYHTTGNCINGDDCMFSHDPLTEETRELLDKMLADDAEAGAEDEKEVEELKKQGINPLPKPPPGVGLLPTPPRPPGPPAPTSPNGRPMQGGPPPPPPPPPPPPGPPQMAMPAHEPLSPQQLQQDMYNKKIPSLFEIVVRPTGQLAEKLGVRFPGPGGPSGPMGPGPNMGPPGPMGGPMHPDMHPDMHPDMHPDMHPDMHPDMHPDMHPDMHPDMPMGPGMNPGPPMGPGGPPMMPYGPGDSPHSGMMAPIPPAQNFYENFYPQQEGMEMEPGLVGDAEDYGHYEELPGQPGEPLFPEHPLEPDSFPEGGPPGRPKAGAGVPDFLPSAQRALYLRIQQKQQEEERARRLAESSKQDRENEEGDTGNWYSSDEDEGGSSVTSILKTLRQQTSSRPQASVGEPSSSGLGDPRLQKGHTTGGRLADPRLSRDPRLSRHAETSGGSGPGDSGPSDPRLARALPTSKTEGSLHSSPACPSGSKGQPPAEEEEGERALREKAVTIPLDPLPGHPLRDPRSQLQQFSHIKKDVTLSKPSFARTVLWNPEDLIPLPIPKQDVPPVPAALQSLPALDPRLHRSTPPGPPNTRQQRPGSTDPSTSGSNLPDFELLSRILKTVNVNTPGQSEKPSDPRVRKTPTDPRLQKPADPGAASRAAKPCPTEASPPAASPSGDSPPATAPYDPRVLAAGGLGQGSSSGQSSVLSGISLYDPRTPNAGGKTAELTSDTSAQPKGPEGNGKSSASKAKEPPFVRKSALEQPETGKASTDGATATDRYNSYNRPRPKATAAPTAASSTPPPEGATTQPGVHNLPVPTLFGTVKPTPKTGTGSPFAGNSPAREGEQDAGSLKDVFKGFDPTASPFCQ; encoded by the exons GGAAGATGGTGAGTTGGAAGAAGGTGAACTGGAAGATGATGGGGCTGAGGACATCCAGGATACCCCTGGAGGACAAGAGAGGAGTcggaaagaaaagggggagaagCACCACAGCGACTCCGATGAGGAAAAGTCTCATAGGAGGCTGAAAAGGAAGCGGAAGAAGGAacgggagaaggagaagaggagatcAAAGAAAAGGCGGAAATCTAAGCACAAA CGCCATGCTTCCTCCAGTGATGACTTCTCAGACTTCTCAGATGACTCAGATTTCAGCCCCAGTGAGAAGGGTCACCGCAAGTACCGGGACTATAGCCCCCCATACGTGCCA tcccaccagcaatatTCCTCATCACACAACACACCCCTGCCCAAGAAGTCCTACTCCAAGATTGATAGCAAGGGCTACAGCATGTACGAGGACTATGAGAATGAGCAGTACGGGGAGTATGAGGGGGACGAGGAAGAGGACATGGGGAAGGAAGACTACGACGACTTCACCAAAGAGCTGAACCAGTACCGGCGTGCCAAGGAGGGCAGCAGCCGGGGCAGAG GTAGCCGAGGCCGAGGCAGGGGCTACAGGGGCCGCGGAAGCCGAGGAGGATCTCGAGGCCGAGGCATGGGCAGGGGCAGcagaggccgaggccgaggcTCCATGGGAGAGCACCCAGAGGACGAAGAGGACTTGTATGATGAGGAGATAGAG TATGGCGAAAGCGAGGAGCCCATGGgagatgatgattatgatgaatATTCCAAGGAGCTAAACCAGTACCGAAGGTCCAAGGACAGCCGAGGTCGAG GGTTAAGTCGAGGCCGAGGCCGGGGTTCCAGAGGAGGCCGAGGAAAAGGGATGGGCCGGGGCCGAGGTCGAGGCAGCAGAGGGGGCATGAGCAAGGGCGGGATGAATGACGAGGATGACTTCTACGATGACGACATGGGC GATGGTGGCGGCGGAAGCTACCGGCGGAGTGATCATGACAAGCCCCACCAACAATCTGACAAGAAAGGCAAAGTCATCTGCAAGTACTTCGTGGAGGGACGATGCACTTGG GGAGACCACTGCAATTTTAGCCACGACATTGAGCTACCGAAGAAGCGAGAGTTGTGCAAATTTTACATTACGGGGTTCTGTGCGCGTGCTGAGAACTGCCCCTACATGCACG GTGACTTTCCATGTAAGTTATACCACACCACTGGAAACTGCATCAATGGTGACGACTGCATGTTCTCCCATGACCCGCTGACTGAAGAGACACGAGAGCTCCTAGATAAG ATGTTGGCTGATGATGCAGAAGCAGGTGCTGAGGATGAGAAGGAGGTGGAAGAGTTGAAGAAGCAGGGCATCAACCCCTTGCCTAAGCCACCTCCTGGTGTGGGGCTCCTGCCTACTCCTCCACGGCCCCCTggacccccagcccccacctctcCTAACGGCAGGCCCATGCAAGGTggccctcctcctccaccaccaccccctcccccacctcctgggCCTCCTCAAATGGCCATGCCAGCACATGAACCGCTGTCCCCACAGCAGCTACAGCAGGACATGTACAACAAGAAGATCCCCTCTTTGTTTGAGATTGTGGTGCGACCCACAGGGCAGCTAGCTGAGAAACTGGGCGTGAG GTTCCCTGGACCTGGTGGACCCTCAGGGCCAATGGGTCCTGGCCCCAACATGGGACCCCCAGGGCCAATGGGGGGGCCCATGCATCCTGACATGCACCCAGACATGCACCCTGATATGCACCCCGACATGCACCCCGACATGCACCCCGATATGCACCCCGACATGCACCCTGACATGCATCCTGACATGCCAATGGGTCCTGGCATGAACCCTGGCCCTCCCATGGGTCCTGGTGGCCCCCCAATGATGCCCTATGGTCCTGGAGACTCCCCACACTCTGGAATGATGGCTCCTATCCCGCCAGCCCAGAACTTCTATGAGAACTTCTACCCGCAGCAAGAGGGCATGGAAATGGAGCCGGGTCTTGTTGGGGATGCAG AGGACTACGGGCACTACGAAGAGTTGCCGGGGCAGCCTGGGGAGCCCCTCTTCCCTGAGCACCCTCTGGAGCCTGACAGCTTTCCCGAGGGAGGGCCCCCAGGCCGGCCGAAGGCAGGCGCCGGTGTACCCGACTTCTTGCCCTCGGCTCAGAGGGCCCtgtacctgaggatccagcagaagcagcaggaggaggagagagcgAGGAGGCTGGCTGAGAGCAGCAAGCAGGACCGGGAGAATGAGGAAG GTGACACTGGAAACTGGTACTCAAGTGACGAGGATGAAGGGGGAAGCAGTGTCACATCTATCCTCAAGACATTGAGGCAACAGACGTCAAGCCGACCCCAGGCTTCAGTTGGGGAACCAAGCAGCAGTGGGCTGGGGGATCCCCGGCTCCAGAAGGGACACACCACAGGAGGCCGACTGGCTGACCCCCGCCTCAGTCGGGACCCAAGACTCAGCCGCCATGCAGAGACTTCAGGAGGGTCTGGCCCAGGGGATTCAGGGCCCTCTGACCCTCGGTTAGCTCGTGCTCTGCCCACCTCCAAGACTGAAGGCAGCCTTCATTCCAGCCCTGCATGCCCCAGCGGTTCAAAAGGACAGccccctgcagaagaggaggaaggggagagggccTTGCGTGAGAAGGCAGTAACCATTCCCCTGGACCCCCTGCCTGGACACCCACTTCGGGACCCTCGCTCTCAGCTGCAACAGTTCAGCCACATCAAGAAGGATGTGACCCTGAGCAAGCCGAGCTTTGCTCGCACAGTCCTCTGGAACCCTGAAGACCTGATCCCCTTGCCCATCCCCAAGCAGGACGTACCCCCAGTACCTGCTGCCCTGCAGTCCCTACCCGCCCTAGATCCTAGGCTACACCGTTCCACACCCCCTGGACCTCCCAATACCCGGCAGCAGCGTCCAGGGTCCACAGATCCCAGCACCTCTGGCTCTAACCTACCTGACTTTGAACTCCTCTCTCGAATCCTCAAGACTGTCAATGTCAACACCCCTGGCCAGAGTGAAAAGCCCAGTGATCCCAGGGTGCGGAAGACCCCTACTGACCCCAGATTACAGAAGCCAGCAGATCCTGGGGCAGCCTCCCGTGCAGCCAAGCCCTGTCCTACTGAAGCATCGCCTCCTGCTGCCAGCCCAAGTGGGGACTCCCCACCAGCCACGGCTCCCTATGACCCCCGAGTACTGGCAGCTGGTGGCTTGGGCCAGGGCAGCAGCAGTGGGCAGAGCAGTGTGCTAAGTGGCATCAGCTTGTATGACCCAAGGACTCCCAATGCAGGTGGCAAAACTGCAGAGCTAACTTCCGACACAAGTGCTCAGCCCAAGGGTCCTGAGGGCAATGGAAAGAGCTCAGCCTCCAAGGCAAAGGAGCCCCCGTTTGTCCGAAAGTCTGCCCTGGAGCAGCCAGAGACAGGGAAGGCCAGCACAGATGGTGCCACCGCCACGGACAGATACAATAGCTACAACCGGCCCCGGCCTAAGGCCACAGCAGCCCCCACTGCTGCCTCATCCACCCCGCCCCCTGAGGGGGCCACAACCCAACCTGGGGTACACAACCTACCAGTGCCCACTCTCTTTGGAACTGTAAAGCCAACCCCCAAAACAGGCACAGGGAGCCCATTTGCTGGCAACAGCCCTGCCCGTGAGGGTGAGCAGGATGCGGGTTCCCTGAAGGACGTTTTTAAAGGCTTTGACCCCACAGCCTCCCCCTTCTGCCAGTAG
- the Zc3h4 gene encoding zinc finger CCCH domain-containing protein 4 isoform X1: protein MEAVPGTPPPPPSESPPPPSPPPPSTPSPPPCSPDCRAATPHLLHHRLPLPDDREDGELEEGELEDDGAEDIQDTPGGQERSRKEKGEKHHSDSDEEKSHRRLKRKRKKEREKEKRRSKKRRKSKHKRHASSSDDFSDFSDDSDFSPSEKGHRKYRDYSPPYVPSHQQYSSSHNTPLPKKSYSKIDSKGYSMYEDYENEQYGEYEGDEEEDMGKEDYDDFTKELNQYRRAKEGSSRGRGSRGRGRGYRGRGSRGGSRGRGMGRGSRGRGRGSMGEHPEDEEDLYDEEIEYGESEEPMGDDDYDEYSKELNQYRRSKDSRGRGLSRGRGRGSRGGRGKGMGRGRGRGSRGGMSKGGMNDEDDFYDDDMGDGGGGSYRRSDHDKPHQQSDKKGKVICKYFVEGRCTWGDHCNFSHDIELPKKRELCKFYITGFCARAENCPYMHGDFPCKLYHTTGNCINGDDCMFSHDPLTEETRELLDKMLADDAEAGAEDEKEVEELKKQGINPLPKPPPGVGLLPTPPRPPGPPAPTSPNGRPMQGGPPPPPPPPPPPPGPPQMAMPAHEPLSPQQLQQDMYNKKIPSLFEIVVRPTGQLAEKLGVRFPGPGGPSGPMGPGPNMGPPGPMGGPMHPDMHPDMHPDMHPDMHPDMHPDMHPDMHPDMHPDMPMGPGMNPGPPMGPGGPPMMPYGPGDSPHSGMMAPIPPAQNFYENFYPQQEGMEMEPGLVGDAEDYGHYEELPGQPGEPLFPEHPLEPDSFPEGGPPGRPKAGAGVPDFLPSAQRALYLRIQQKQQEEERARRLAESSKQDRENEEGDTGNWYSSDEDEGGSSVTSILKTLRQQTSSRPQASVGEPSSSGLGDPRLQKGHTTGGRLADPRLSRDPRLSRHAETSGGSGPGDSGPSDPRLARALPTSKTEGSLHSSPACPSGSKGQPPAEEEEGERALREKAVTIPLDPLPGHPLRDPRSQLQQFSHIKKDVTLSKPSFARTVLWNPEDLIPLPIPKQDVPPVPAALQSLPALDPRLHRSTPPGPPNTRQQRPGSTDPSTSGSNLPDFELLSRILKTVNVNTPGQSEKPSDPRVRKTPTDPRLQKPADPGAASRAAKPCPTEASPPAASPSGDSPPATAPYDPRVLAAGGLGQGSSSGQSSVLSGISLYDPRTPNAGGKTAELTSDTSAQPKGPEGNGKSSASKAKEPPFVRKSALEQPETGKASTDGATATDRYNSYNRPRPKATAAPTAASSTPPPEGATTQPGVHNLPVPTLFGTVKPTPKTGTGSPFAGNSPAREGEQDAGSLKDVFKGFDPTASPFCQ from the exons GGAAGATGGTGAGTTGGAAGAAGGTGAACTGGAAGATGATGGGGCTGAGGACATCCAGGATACCCCTGGAGGACAAGAGAGGAGTcggaaagaaaagggggagaagCACCACAGCGACTCCGATGAGGAAAAGTCTCATAGGAGGCTGAAAAGGAAGCGGAAGAAGGAacgggagaaggagaagaggagatcAAAGAAAAGGCGGAAATCTAAGCACAAA CGCCATGCTTCCTCCAGTGATGACTTCTCAGACTTCTCAGATGACTCAGATTTCAGCCCCAGTGAGAAGGGTCACCGCAAGTACCGGGACTATAGCCCCCCATACGTGCCA tcccaccagcaatatTCCTCATCACACAACACACCCCTGCCCAAGAAGTCCTACTCCAAGATTGATAGCAAGGGCTACAGCATGTACGAGGACTATGAGAATGAGCAGTACGGGGAGTATGAGGGGGACGAGGAAGAGGACATGGGGAAGGAAGACTACGACGACTTCACCAAAGAGCTGAACCAGTACCGGCGTGCCAAGGAGGGCAGCAGCCGGGGCAGAG GTAGCCGAGGCCGAGGCAGGGGCTACAGGGGCCGCGGAAGCCGAGGAGGATCTCGAGGCCGAGGCATGGGCAGGGGCAGcagaggccgaggccgaggcTCCATGGGAGAGCACCCAGAGGACGAAGAGGACTTGTATGATGAGGAGATAGAG TATGGCGAAAGCGAGGAGCCCATGGgagatgatgattatgatgaatATTCCAAGGAGCTAAACCAGTACCGAAGGTCCAAGGACAGCCGAGGTCGAG GGTTAAGTCGAGGCCGAGGCCGGGGTTCCAGAGGAGGCCGAGGAAAAGGGATGGGCCGGGGCCGAGGTCGAGGCAGCAGAGGGGGCATGAGCAAGGGCGGGATGAATGACGAGGATGACTTCTACGATGACGACATGGGC GATGGTGGCGGCGGAAGCTACCGGCGGAGTGATCATGACAAGCCCCACCAACAATCTGACAAGAAAGGCAAAGTCATCTGCAAGTACTTCGTGGAGGGACGATGCACTTGG GGAGACCACTGCAATTTTAGCCACGACATTGAGCTACCGAAGAAGCGAGAGTTGTGCAAATTTTACATTACGGGGTTCTGTGCGCGTGCTGAGAACTGCCCCTACATGCACG GTGACTTTCCATGTAAGTTATACCACACCACTGGAAACTGCATCAATGGTGACGACTGCATGTTCTCCCATGACCCGCTGACTGAAGAGACACGAGAGCTCCTAGATAAG ATGTTGGCTGATGATGCAGAAGCAGGTGCTGAGGATGAGAAGGAGGTGGAAGAGTTGAAGAAGCAGGGCATCAACCCCTTGCCTAAGCCACCTCCTGGTGTGGGGCTCCTGCCTACTCCTCCACGGCCCCCTggacccccagcccccacctctcCTAACGGCAGGCCCATGCAAGGTggccctcctcctccaccaccaccccctcccccacctcctgggCCTCCTCAAATGGCCATGCCAGCACATGAACCGCTGTCCCCACAGCAGCTACAGCAGGACATGTACAACAAGAAGATCCCCTCTTTGTTTGAGATTGTGGTGCGACCCACAGGGCAGCTAGCTGAGAAACTGGGCGTGAG GTTCCCTGGACCTGGTGGACCCTCAGGGCCAATGGGTCCTGGCCCCAACATGGGACCCCCAGGGCCAATGGGGGGGCCCATGCATCCTGACATGCACCCAGACATGCACCCTGATATGCACCCCGACATGCACCCCGACATGCACCCCGATATGCACCCCGACATGCACCCTGACATGCATCCTGACATGCCAATGGGTCCTGGCATGAACCCTGGCCCTCCCATGGGTCCTGGTGGCCCCCCAATGATGCCCTATGGTCCTGGAGACTCCCCACACTCTGGAATGATGGCTCCTATCCCGCCAGCCCAGAACTTCTATGAGAACTTCTACCCGCAGCAAGAGGGCATGGAAATGGAGCCGGGTCTTGTTGGGGATGCAG AGGACTACGGGCACTACGAAGAGTTGCCGGGGCAGCCTGGGGAGCCCCTCTTCCCTGAGCACCCTCTGGAGCCTGACAGCTTTCCCGAGGGAGGGCCCCCAGGCCGGCCGAAGGCAGGCGCCGGTGTACCCGACTTCTTGCCCTCGGCTCAGAGGGCCCtgtacctgaggatccagcagaagcagcaggaggaggagagagcgAGGAGGCTGGCTGAGAGCAGCAAGCAGGACCGGGAGAATGAGGAAG GTGACACTGGAAACTGGTACTCAAGTGACGAGGATGAAGGGGGAAGCAGTGTCACATCTATCCTCAAGACATTGAGGCAACAGACGTCAAGCCGACCCCAGGCTTCAGTTGGGGAACCAAGCAGCAGTGGGCTGGGGGATCCCCGGCTCCAGAAGGGACACACCACAGGAGGCCGACTGGCTGACCCCCGCCTCAGTCGGGACCCAAGACTCAGCCGCCATGCAGAGACTTCAGGAGGGTCTGGCCCAGGGGATTCAGGGCCCTCTGACCCTCGGTTAGCTCGTGCTCTGCCCACCTCCAAGACTGAAGGCAGCCTTCATTCCAGCCCTGCATGCCCCAGCGGTTCAAAAGGACAGccccctgcagaagaggaggaaggggagagggccTTGCGTGAGAAGGCAGTAACCATTCCCCTGGACCCCCTGCCTGGACACCCACTTCGGGACCCTCGCTCTCAGCTGCAACAGTTCAGCCACATCAAGAAGGATGTGACCCTGAGCAAGCCGAGCTTTGCTCGCACAGTCCTCTGGAACCCTGAAGACCTGATCCCCTTGCCCATCCCCAAGCAGGACGTACCCCCAGTACCTGCTGCCCTGCAGTCCCTACCCGCCCTAGATCCTAGGCTACACCGTTCCACACCCCCTGGACCTCCCAATACCCGGCAGCAGCGTCCAGGGTCCACAGATCCCAGCACCTCTGGCTCTAACCTACCTGACTTTGAACTCCTCTCTCGAATCCTCAAGACTGTCAATGTCAACACCCCTGGCCAGAGTGAAAAGCCCAGTGATCCCAGGGTGCGGAAGACCCCTACTGACCCCAGATTACAGAAGCCAGCAGATCCTGGGGCAGCCTCCCGTGCAGCCAAGCCCTGTCCTACTGAAGCATCGCCTCCTGCTGCCAGCCCAAGTGGGGACTCCCCACCAGCCACGGCTCCCTATGACCCCCGAGTACTGGCAGCTGGTGGCTTGGGCCAGGGCAGCAGCAGTGGGCAGAGCAGTGTGCTAAGTGGCATCAGCTTGTATGACCCAAGGACTCCCAATGCAGGTGGCAAAACTGCAGAGCTAACTTCCGACACAAGTGCTCAGCCCAAGGGTCCTGAGGGCAATGGAAAGAGCTCAGCCTCCAAGGCAAAGGAGCCCCCGTTTGTCCGAAAGTCTGCCCTGGAGCAGCCAGAGACAGGGAAGGCCAGCACAGATGGTGCCACCGCCACGGACAGATACAATAGCTACAACCGGCCCCGGCCTAAGGCCACAGCAGCCCCCACTGCTGCCTCATCCACCCCGCCCCCTGAGGGGGCCACAACCCAACCTGGGGTACACAACCTACCAGTGCCCACTCTCTTTGGAACTGTAAAGCCAACCCCCAAAACAGGCACAGGGAGCCCATTTGCTGGCAACAGCCCTGCCCGTGAGGGTGAGCAGGATGCGGGTTCCCTGAAGGACGTTTTTAAAGGCTTTGACCCCACAGCCTCCCCCTTCTGCCAGTAG